The following are from one region of the Candidatus Kinetoplastibacterium crithidii genome:
- the fusA gene encoding elongation factor G — MARKTIIECYRNIGISAHIDAGKTTTTERILFYTGVNHKIGEVHDGAATMDWMEQEQERGITITSAATTAFWKGMANNYPEHRINIIDTPGHVDFTIEVERSMRVLDGACMVYCAVGGVQPQSETVWRQANKYKVPRLAFVNKMDRTGANFFKVYDQLKSRLKANPVPIVIPIGSEDQFLGVIDLVKMESIIWDEKSQGIKFDYLPIPDNLKEQANKWRENLLEVAAESSEELMDKYLETGTLSESEINMAIRKRTIACEIQPMLCGSAFKNKGVQRMLDSVIDYLPSPVDIPPVSGLDDEGNEIYRNSDDQEKMSALAFKLMSDPFVGQLTFIRVYSGILKSGDTVFNPIKGRKERIGRLLQMHANNREEIKEVLSGDIAAVVGLKDVTTGETLCDVDSHITLERMIFPEPVISQAVEPKSKADQEKMGLALSRLAQEDPSFRVRSDEESGQTIISGMGELHLEILVDRMKREFGVEANVGKPQVAYRETIRKVCDQAEGKFIKQSGGRGQYGHVVLKVEPLPPGSGYKFIDAIKGGVVPREYIPAVDKGIQETIPSGVLAGYPVVDVQVTLFFGSYHDVDSNENAFKMAGSIAFKEGLRKASPVILEPMMSVEVETPEEYAGAVMGDLSSRRGMVQGMDDIISGGKIIKSEVPLAEMFGYATNLRSLTQGRATYTMEFKHYSEAPKNVVDEVIAARTK, encoded by the coding sequence ATGGCTCGTAAGACAATTATAGAATGTTATAGGAATATAGGTATATCTGCTCATATAGATGCGGGTAAAACCACGACTACAGAACGTATTTTATTTTATACAGGTGTTAATCACAAGATAGGTGAAGTTCATGATGGGGCTGCCACTATGGACTGGATGGAGCAAGAGCAAGAGAGAGGAATCACTATTACTTCGGCTGCTACAACTGCCTTTTGGAAAGGTATGGCTAATAATTATCCTGAGCATAGAATAAATATCATTGATACTCCTGGTCACGTTGATTTCACTATAGAAGTTGAGAGATCAATGAGAGTTCTGGATGGAGCTTGTATGGTTTATTGTGCTGTTGGTGGTGTTCAGCCTCAATCAGAAACAGTATGGCGTCAAGCTAATAAATACAAAGTGCCTAGATTAGCTTTTGTGAACAAAATGGATCGCACTGGAGCAAATTTTTTTAAGGTTTATGATCAATTAAAATCTAGATTAAAAGCAAATCCTGTGCCTATAGTCATACCAATAGGATCTGAAGATCAGTTTTTAGGTGTGATTGATTTAGTAAAAATGGAATCAATTATTTGGGATGAGAAAAGTCAAGGTATAAAATTTGATTATCTTCCTATTCCAGATAATTTAAAAGAGCAAGCAAATAAATGGAGAGAAAATTTGCTTGAAGTTGCTGCTGAATCATCAGAAGAGTTAATGGATAAGTATCTTGAAACAGGAACACTAAGTGAATCTGAGATAAATATGGCTATTCGTAAGAGAACTATTGCTTGCGAGATTCAACCTATGCTTTGTGGTAGTGCTTTTAAAAACAAAGGTGTTCAACGGATGTTGGATTCTGTAATAGATTATTTGCCTTCACCGGTAGATATTCCTCCTGTATCGGGTCTTGACGATGAGGGCAATGAAATTTATCGTAATTCTGATGATCAAGAAAAAATGTCTGCCTTGGCTTTTAAATTGATGAGTGATCCTTTTGTTGGCCAGTTAACATTTATTAGAGTATATTCAGGAATTCTAAAATCTGGTGATACAGTTTTTAACCCTATTAAAGGTAGAAAAGAACGTATAGGTCGATTATTGCAAATGCATGCTAATAATCGAGAGGAAATAAAAGAAGTTTTATCTGGTGATATTGCAGCAGTGGTTGGTCTTAAGGATGTTACTACGGGTGAAACTTTATGTGATGTGGATAGTCATATTACTTTAGAAAGAATGATTTTCCCAGAGCCTGTTATATCTCAAGCTGTAGAGCCTAAGTCTAAAGCAGATCAAGAGAAAATGGGTCTTGCTTTATCTCGTTTAGCACAAGAGGATCCGTCTTTTAGGGTCCGTAGTGATGAAGAATCTGGTCAAACTATTATTTCTGGTATGGGTGAATTGCATCTAGAAATTTTAGTAGATAGAATGAAGAGGGAGTTCGGAGTTGAGGCTAATGTTGGCAAGCCTCAAGTAGCTTATAGAGAGACAATCAGAAAAGTTTGCGATCAAGCTGAAGGTAAATTTATTAAACAGTCTGGTGGTCGTGGACAGTATGGTCACGTAGTTCTTAAAGTGGAGCCTTTACCTCCAGGTAGTGGTTATAAATTTATAGATGCTATTAAGGGAGGGGTAGTACCAAGGGAATATATCCCAGCAGTTGATAAAGGGATCCAAGAAACAATTCCATCGGGAGTGCTCGCAGGATATCCTGTAGTTGATGTTCAGGTTACCCTATTTTTTGGGTCATATCATGATGTTGATTCTAATGAAAATGCTTTCAAAATGGCTGGCTCAATAGCTTTTAAAGAAGGTTTAAGAAAAGCGAGTCCTGTAATTTTAGAACCTATGATGTCTGTCGAAGTAGAGACTCCAGAGGAATATGCTGGTGCTGTAATGGGTGATTTGTCATCACGTAGAGGTATGGTACAAGGCATGGATGATATCATTAGTGGTGGTAAAATAATAAAGTCGGAGGTTCCTTTGGCTGAAATGTTTGGTTATGCTACTAATCTTCGTTCTTTGACACAAGGGCGAGCTACATATACTATGGAGTTTAAACATTATTCTGAAGCTCCAAAAAATGTTGTAGATGAAGTCATAGCAGCTCGGACTAAATAA
- the rpsG gene encoding 30S ribosomal protein S7, translated as MSRRREIPKREILPDPKFGSVELAKFMNVVMLDGKKAVAERIVYGALSHVGHKTKKDPLEIFNLAINNIKPIVEVKSRRVGGANYQVPVEVRPVRRLALSMRWLREAAKKRSEKSMDLRLAGELLDASENRGAAMKKREDTHKMAEANKAFSHFRW; from the coding sequence ATGTCACGTCGTCGTGAAATACCTAAGCGCGAGATATTGCCAGATCCTAAATTTGGTAGTGTTGAGTTAGCAAAATTTATGAATGTTGTAATGCTTGATGGTAAAAAGGCTGTTGCAGAAAGAATTGTATATGGGGCACTTTCCCATGTGGGTCATAAAACAAAAAAAGATCCTTTAGAGATATTTAATTTAGCTATAAATAATATAAAACCTATAGTAGAGGTAAAAAGTCGACGTGTAGGTGGTGCTAATTATCAAGTTCCTGTTGAAGTTAGGCCTGTTAGACGTTTGGCTTTGTCAATGAGATGGCTCAGAGAGGCAGCTAAAAAACGTAGCGAGAAATCTATGGATTTGCGTTTAGCTGGAGAGTTACTTGATGCTTCAGAAAATCGTGGCGCAGCCATGAAGAAAAGAGAAGATACTCATAAAATGGCCGAAGCTAATAAAGCTTTCAGTCATTTTCGTTGGTAG
- the rpsL gene encoding 30S ribosomal protein S12 encodes MPTISQLIRKPREIGVLKSKSPALENCPQRRGVCTRVYTTTPKKPNSAMRKVAKVRLTNGYEVISYIGGEGHNLQEHSVVLVRGGRVKDLPGVRYHIVRGSLDLQGVKNRKQARSKYGSKRAKKA; translated from the coding sequence ATGCCTACTATTAGTCAGCTTATAAGGAAGCCACGAGAAATTGGTGTTCTTAAGAGCAAAAGCCCGGCTTTAGAAAACTGCCCACAACGTCGTGGTGTTTGTACTCGTGTTTATACTACAACACCTAAAAAACCTAATTCTGCTATGAGAAAAGTAGCTAAGGTGCGCTTAACTAATGGATATGAAGTAATTTCATATATTGGTGGAGAGGGTCATAATTTGCAAGAACACTCTGTAGTTTTAGTAAGAGGTGGTCGTGTTAAAGACTTGCCGGGTGTGCGTTATCATATAGTCAGAGGTTCTCTTGATTTGCAAGGTGTTAAAAATCGTAAACAGGCTCGTTCAAAATATGGTTCTAAACGCGCTAAGAAAGCGTAA